A genomic segment from Chrysemys picta bellii isolate R12L10 chromosome 11, ASM1138683v2, whole genome shotgun sequence encodes:
- the S100B gene encoding protein S100-B isoform X2, translating to MSALETAMIAIIDAFHQYSGKEGDKHKLKKSELKELINNELPHFLGEIKDQETVDKVMETLDADGDAECDFQEFVAFIAMVTSACHEFFEHE from the exons ATGTCTGCTCTGGAGACGGCCATGATTGCCATCATTGACGCTTTCCACCAGTACTCGGGAAAGGAGGGAGACAAACACAAGCTGAAGAAATCTGAATTAAAGGAGCTCATTAACAATGAACTCCCCCATTTTTTAGGC GAAATTAAAGATCAGGAGACAGTGGATAAGGTGATGGAGACACTGGATGCCGATGGTGACGCTGAATGCGACTTCCAGGAATTTGTAGCCTTCATTGCCATGGTCACTTCTGCTTGTCACGAGTTCTTTGAACATGAGTGA